From Pontibacter actiniarum, a single genomic window includes:
- the tyrS gene encoding tyrosine--tRNA ligase — MNLIEELRWRGMLHDFMPGTEEQLASEMTSGYIGFDPTAKSLHIGNLATIMLLVHLQRAGHKPFALVGGATGMIGDPSGKSAERNLLDEETLRGNQEGIKKQLEKFLDFDCGTNSAEIVNNYDWFKDFSFLGFLREVGKHITVNYMMSKDSVKKRINADEEGDRAEGLSYTEFAYQLIQGYDFYHLYKNKGLKLQMGASDQWGNITTGTELIRRMDGGKAFALVGKLVTKSDGTKFGKSEGGNVWLDPNLTSPYKFYQFWLNLSDEEAEKLIKVYTLLPQEEIEKITEEHKQAPHQRLLQKALAKDVTIRVHSEEDYNAAVDASEILFGKGDLETLKGLKEDVLLSVFEGVPQIQVSQADYASAANVTDLLSDLSGGQVFESKGEAKRMIKNGGVSVNRQKVQHAEEPVSFELLQGKYLVVQKGKKNYYLISVN; from the coding sequence ATGAACCTTATTGAAGAACTGCGATGGAGAGGCATGCTCCATGATTTCATGCCGGGCACAGAAGAACAACTTGCCTCTGAAATGACCTCCGGCTATATCGGTTTCGACCCTACGGCCAAGTCGCTGCACATTGGCAACCTGGCCACCATTATGCTGTTGGTGCACCTGCAGCGTGCCGGGCATAAGCCGTTTGCCCTGGTTGGCGGTGCTACCGGCATGATCGGTGACCCATCCGGAAAGTCAGCGGAGCGCAACCTGCTGGATGAGGAAACCCTCCGCGGGAATCAGGAGGGCATCAAAAAGCAACTGGAGAAATTCCTGGACTTTGACTGCGGCACCAACTCCGCCGAGATCGTAAACAACTACGATTGGTTTAAAGACTTCAGCTTCCTGGGCTTCCTGCGCGAAGTGGGCAAGCACATCACCGTGAACTACATGATGAGCAAGGACTCTGTTAAGAAACGCATCAACGCAGACGAAGAGGGTGACCGTGCCGAAGGGCTCTCTTACACGGAGTTTGCCTACCAACTTATCCAGGGTTACGACTTCTACCACCTCTACAAGAATAAAGGGCTTAAACTACAGATGGGCGCCTCCGACCAGTGGGGCAACATCACGACCGGCACCGAGCTTATCCGCCGTATGGATGGCGGCAAGGCCTTCGCCCTGGTAGGCAAGTTGGTAACGAAGTCGGATGGCACTAAATTTGGCAAGTCGGAAGGCGGCAACGTGTGGCTGGACCCGAACCTTACCTCCCCTTACAAGTTCTACCAGTTCTGGCTGAACCTGTCCGACGAAGAGGCCGAGAAACTGATAAAGGTGTACACGCTGCTTCCGCAGGAGGAGATCGAAAAGATAACCGAAGAGCACAAACAGGCCCCCCACCAGCGTTTGCTACAGAAAGCCCTCGCTAAAGATGTTACAATTCGCGTTCACTCGGAGGAAGACTACAATGCAGCCGTGGATGCCTCTGAAATTTTATTTGGAAAAGGCGATTTAGAGACGCTGAAGGGCCTTAAAGAGGATGTTTTGCTCTCTGTGTTTGAAGGAGTGCCGCAAATTCAGGTGAGCCAGGCAGACTATGCCAGCGCAGCCAATGTCACGGATCTGCTCTCCGACCTGTCGGGCGGGCAGGTGTTCGAGTCGAAGGGCGAAGCCAAGCGCATGATCAAGAACGGCGGGGTAAGCGTAAACCGCCAGAAGGTACAGCACGCCGAGGAGCCGGTAAGCTTCGAACTGCTGCAGGGCAAGTACCTGGTCGTGCAGAAAGGCAAGAAAAACTACTACCTAATTTCCGTTAACTAG
- the holA gene encoding DNA polymerase III subunit delta translates to MAHTPENILEQLKQRQFAPVYFLQGEESYYIDTIADFIEEHALQEHEKGFNQVVLYGKDVDVSTVLLQAKRFPMMSERSVVIVKEAQSIADIEKEEGMRQLEAYLQNPLPSTILVFCYKHKTLDGRKALAKAVSKHAVLLTTKKLYDNQVPAWVNGYLKSKGMKASQQAVLLLSEFIGSDLSRLANEIDKLLINLKPGATVDEGLVQENVGISKEYNIFELQSALIARDALKANQIIHYFEANPKSNPLIPNLTLLFTFFTKLLTLHMQQDKSEQGIRKSLGNRGFLVKEYMLALRAFPLQRCIDIIHFVRVADLQVKGITGGDMSDADILRELVFKILHPVPRAMAS, encoded by the coding sequence ATGGCCCATACACCCGAAAACATTTTAGAGCAGCTCAAGCAAAGGCAGTTCGCGCCGGTATACTTTCTGCAAGGCGAGGAGTCTTACTACATCGATACCATCGCCGATTTTATAGAGGAACATGCCCTGCAGGAGCACGAGAAGGGCTTTAACCAGGTGGTATTGTACGGCAAGGATGTGGATGTGTCGACGGTGCTGCTGCAGGCAAAGCGCTTCCCGATGATGTCGGAGCGGTCGGTGGTGATCGTGAAGGAGGCGCAAAGCATTGCCGACATTGAGAAGGAAGAGGGGATGCGGCAGCTGGAGGCGTATTTGCAGAACCCGCTGCCGTCGACCATACTGGTGTTCTGCTACAAGCACAAAACCTTGGATGGCCGTAAAGCGCTTGCCAAAGCCGTAAGCAAACATGCGGTGCTGCTGACCACCAAAAAGCTGTACGACAACCAGGTGCCGGCATGGGTAAACGGCTACCTCAAGAGCAAAGGCATGAAAGCCTCGCAGCAGGCGGTGCTGCTGCTGAGTGAGTTTATCGGCTCAGACCTTTCGCGCTTGGCCAATGAGATAGACAAGCTGCTGATTAACCTGAAGCCGGGGGCGACCGTGGACGAGGGGCTGGTACAGGAGAACGTGGGCATCAGCAAGGAGTACAACATCTTCGAGCTGCAGTCGGCCCTGATTGCGCGCGACGCCCTGAAGGCGAACCAGATCATCCATTACTTTGAGGCAAACCCCAAGAGCAACCCGCTTATCCCGAACCTCACGCTGCTGTTCACCTTTTTCACCAAGCTGCTGACGCTGCACATGCAGCAGGACAAGTCGGAGCAGGGGATTCGCAAGAGCCTGGGCAACAGGGGCTTTTTGGTGAAGGAGTACATGCTGGCCCTCCGTGCGTTTCCGCTGCAGCGCTGCATCGACATCATACACTTTGTGCGGGTGGCCGACCTGCAGGTGAAGGGTATAACAGGGGGCGATATGAGCGATGCAGACATTCTGCGCGAGCTCGTGTTCAAGATCCTGCACCCGGTGCCACGCGCCATGGCCTCCTGA
- a CDS encoding tetratricopeptide repeat protein, giving the protein MKIAYKVALASVLAGGSHVVVAQHTQVFTSEERYFHEGIELFDRAKYGSAQEAFKKYIELIGNDAKTADAQYYYALSGLYLLHPDAEQLVLDFVRKYPTHPKTALANYELGLYYFEQKDYKKAVELLKDAPTHLLSIKQNNELEFKLGYSYFATKDFDNAKIWFDKNKTTGFREDEHRFAYASNYYAGYISYRQGDYAAAKADLKIAEKNEAYANIVPYMITEILYKENDIYEVIRYGEAALARKPQVQQADEIALLVGDAYYQKADYKTAETYFNQYAKGKRSLDPVVQYKIAVTDYKNNNYKNAIANFKEVALKKDALGQNAAYYLGLSYLKEDNKQFALTAFDQARKNDQDKDVTEAAMLKYAQVSFELGNFREVINSLAEFNKNFPNSEQGEEADRLLSESYFGSNDYAAAIRHIESLEKKSWRILQTYQRVTYYHGVNLFNDSKFPQAVAMLDKSLQYPYDKEVTAASHFVKGEAYSIGQRYNDAINSYAAVFRTAPNAKEDYYIKSRYGIGYAYFNTKEYDKALTHFKAYLDNIKPSNPNYNDATVRLADTYYVNKNYNEALNLYERVIASSSPDRDYALFQKGAVLSILNRNDKAKDALQELINKYPNSRFRDDAMYQYAVVDFEAGNYQAAVQGFTKLINGVPDSKLVPNALQKRGIAYSNLRQNDLAIADQQRVLNEYPDSKVASGALYSLQEVLGQENRSNEFDQYVDKYKSANPESNALESIEFEAAKTLYFNQNYAQAATKLENYLKAYPNSTFVPDARYYLADSYLRNNNAAAGLKLMKQVVANNRSEFVNRAIQRVADMEFEAKNYTEAIKYYSRLRDLATNRKEQQTALLGLMQSYYRTNDYASAKRVAGELISQGNASLNAYNSALLFRGKATYAQANMEQALTELRETTASANDVNGAEAHYLISEILYKQKKYKEALDHAFEFSNKFGNYDFWLGKTFLLIADVYAAQNEMFQARATLNSIIENAPNQEIVAEAKQKLAKLDGTKAKSSQQAQPQNLQPGQKAPVETTVPPVEIDTTNAPVDTTGQQN; this is encoded by the coding sequence ATGAAGATAGCTTACAAAGTAGCACTTGCATCCGTACTGGCTGGCGGCTCCCATGTGGTGGTGGCGCAGCATACGCAAGTTTTCACCTCTGAGGAAAGGTACTTCCATGAAGGCATCGAACTGTTTGACCGTGCTAAGTATGGCTCGGCGCAGGAAGCCTTTAAGAAGTACATCGAGCTGATCGGAAATGACGCCAAAACCGCCGATGCGCAATATTACTACGCCCTGAGCGGCCTGTACCTGCTGCACCCCGATGCGGAGCAGCTAGTGCTCGATTTTGTGCGGAAGTACCCGACGCACCCGAAAACAGCGCTTGCCAACTATGAGCTGGGCCTGTACTACTTTGAGCAGAAAGACTACAAGAAGGCGGTGGAGCTGCTGAAGGATGCCCCGACGCACCTGCTTAGCATTAAGCAGAATAACGAGCTGGAGTTCAAGCTGGGCTACTCATACTTTGCCACCAAGGACTTTGATAACGCCAAGATTTGGTTCGACAAGAACAAGACCACGGGCTTCAGAGAGGACGAGCACCGCTTTGCCTACGCCTCCAACTACTACGCCGGCTACATCTCGTACCGCCAGGGCGATTATGCCGCGGCCAAGGCAGACCTGAAGATTGCGGAGAAAAACGAGGCTTACGCCAACATCGTGCCTTACATGATCACGGAGATCCTCTACAAGGAGAATGATATCTACGAAGTGATCCGCTACGGGGAAGCGGCCCTGGCCAGAAAGCCACAGGTGCAGCAAGCCGATGAGATTGCCCTGTTGGTGGGGGATGCGTACTACCAGAAAGCCGACTACAAAACGGCGGAGACCTACTTTAACCAGTACGCCAAAGGCAAGCGCAGCCTGGACCCGGTGGTGCAGTACAAGATTGCCGTCACTGACTATAAGAACAACAACTACAAAAACGCCATTGCCAACTTTAAGGAGGTGGCGCTTAAGAAGGATGCCCTTGGCCAGAATGCAGCCTATTACCTGGGCCTAAGCTACCTGAAGGAAGACAACAAGCAGTTTGCCCTCACCGCCTTTGACCAGGCCAGAAAGAACGACCAGGACAAGGACGTGACCGAGGCGGCCATGCTGAAGTATGCGCAGGTGAGTTTCGAGCTTGGCAACTTCAGAGAAGTCATCAACTCCCTGGCGGAGTTTAACAAGAACTTCCCTAACTCGGAGCAGGGAGAGGAGGCGGACCGCCTGCTGAGCGAATCGTACTTTGGCTCCAACGACTATGCCGCTGCCATTCGCCACATCGAGAGCCTGGAGAAGAAAAGCTGGCGCATCCTGCAAACCTATCAGCGGGTAACGTACTACCACGGCGTCAACCTGTTTAACGACAGCAAGTTTCCGCAGGCGGTAGCCATGCTGGACAAGTCGCTGCAGTACCCGTACGATAAGGAGGTGACAGCCGCCAGCCATTTTGTGAAAGGCGAGGCTTATTCCATCGGGCAGCGTTACAACGATGCCATCAACAGCTATGCCGCCGTGTTCCGCACCGCCCCAAATGCCAAGGAAGACTATTACATTAAGTCCCGCTACGGCATTGGCTACGCGTACTTTAACACCAAAGAGTACGATAAGGCCCTGACACACTTCAAAGCCTACCTGGATAACATCAAGCCGAGCAACCCGAACTACAACGATGCGACGGTGCGCCTGGCCGATACTTACTACGTAAATAAGAACTACAACGAGGCGCTGAACCTGTATGAGCGCGTGATCGCCAGCAGTTCCCCGGACCGCGACTACGCCTTGTTCCAGAAGGGTGCCGTGCTGAGCATCCTGAACCGAAACGACAAGGCCAAAGACGCCCTGCAGGAGCTGATCAACAAGTACCCGAACTCCCGCTTCCGCGACGATGCCATGTACCAGTATGCCGTGGTTGACTTTGAAGCTGGTAATTACCAGGCGGCCGTACAGGGCTTTACCAAACTGATCAACGGTGTGCCGGATAGCAAGCTGGTGCCGAACGCGCTGCAGAAGCGCGGTATCGCCTACTCTAACCTGCGCCAGAACGATTTGGCTATCGCCGATCAGCAGCGCGTGCTTAACGAGTACCCGGATTCTAAAGTGGCCAGCGGTGCGCTGTACAGCCTGCAGGAAGTGCTGGGGCAGGAGAACCGCAGCAACGAGTTCGATCAGTACGTGGACAAGTATAAATCTGCCAACCCGGAAAGCAACGCGCTGGAAAGCATTGAGTTCGAGGCGGCTAAGACGCTATACTTCAACCAGAACTACGCACAGGCTGCCACAAAGCTTGAAAACTACCTCAAGGCGTACCCTAACAGCACGTTTGTGCCGGATGCCCGTTACTACCTCGCCGACTCCTACCTGCGCAACAACAATGCAGCCGCAGGGCTGAAGCTGATGAAGCAGGTTGTGGCCAATAACCGCTCCGAATTTGTGAACCGCGCCATTCAGCGTGTGGCCGATATGGAGTTTGAGGCGAAGAACTACACCGAGGCAATTAAGTACTACAGCCGTCTGCGCGACCTGGCCACCAACCGCAAAGAACAGCAGACAGCGCTGCTAGGCCTGATGCAAAGCTACTACCGCACCAACGACTACGCTTCTGCCAAGCGTGTGGCCGGGGAGCTGATCAGCCAGGGCAATGCGTCGCTCAACGCGTACAACTCTGCGCTGTTGTTCAGAGGCAAGGCCACCTACGCCCAGGCTAACATGGAGCAGGCACTGACAGAGCTGCGCGAAACAACGGCCTCTGCCAATGATGTGAACGGAGCCGAGGCGCATTACCTCATCTCAGAGATTCTCTACAAGCAGAAGAAGTATAAAGAGGCGCTGGACCACGCCTTTGAGTTCAGCAACAAGTTTGGCAACTATGATTTCTGGCTGGGCAAGACCTTCCTGCTGATTGCGGATGTGTATGCGGCGCAGAACGAAATGTTCCAGGCGCGCGCCACGCTTAACTCCATCATAGAGAACGCTCCGAACCAGGAGATTGTGGCGGAGGCGAAGCAAAAGCTGGCCAAGCTGGACGGCACGAAGGCCAAGAGCAGCCAACAGGCGCAGCCGCAGAACCTGCAGCCAGGGCAGAAAGCCCCGGTAGAGACCACCGTGCCGCCGGTAGAAATTGACACGACCAACGCGCCGGTAGACACCACAGGTCAGCAGAACTAG
- a CDS encoding SPOR domain-containing protein, with translation MVEKHIKSLLYDHDCVIIPDFGGLIARYVPARINPVKHTLAPPSKKIAFNEKLILNDGLLISTIAYQHSISKEEAQRRVAEFVHQAKSNLHHQNRFELSDIGIFKYNAERRLVFEYVEADNMLEASFGLPELVARPVRVEEPAVLRTLIKERQQELAEEKRPLRRRIKRAYNVAAGLALAGLSASALYFLSLQADYNLSSLNPVMALTSGYSSATHEAPNRYASDYVPFTADERMESYAAVLPVAEQAADQGTEELQDMEYTASFVSGDASETVAEADEWGVGEVVTEEAASPAEAVETNLPAHVINGTDGRFYIITGGYARMENAEMSRAEFKEKGQEVKILTPRPGSRLFRVAVADFPSSEEAQGALDTYRKKFGETLWVLNN, from the coding sequence ATGGTTGAGAAGCATATCAAGTCACTGCTCTATGATCATGACTGTGTCATCATCCCTGATTTTGGGGGGCTGATTGCGCGGTATGTGCCTGCCCGTATAAACCCTGTGAAGCATACGCTGGCACCGCCCTCAAAAAAGATCGCCTTTAACGAAAAGCTGATCCTGAACGATGGCTTGCTGATCAGTACGATTGCGTACCAGCACAGCATCTCGAAAGAGGAGGCGCAGCGTCGCGTGGCTGAGTTTGTGCACCAGGCGAAAAGCAACCTGCATCACCAGAACCGCTTCGAGCTAAGCGATATCGGTATCTTTAAGTACAACGCCGAGCGCCGTCTCGTTTTTGAGTATGTGGAGGCAGATAATATGCTGGAAGCCAGTTTCGGCTTGCCTGAGCTGGTGGCAAGGCCTGTACGTGTAGAGGAGCCGGCCGTGCTGCGAACGCTCATCAAAGAGCGTCAGCAGGAGCTGGCAGAAGAGAAGCGTCCGCTGCGCAGGCGCATCAAGCGTGCCTATAACGTTGCCGCCGGGCTGGCTTTGGCCGGTCTTTCGGCATCAGCCCTGTACTTTCTGTCGCTGCAGGCCGACTATAACCTGAGCAGCCTGAACCCGGTGATGGCGCTCACGTCCGGTTACAGCTCCGCTACGCACGAGGCCCCAAACCGCTACGCTTCCGATTACGTGCCTTTCACCGCAGATGAGCGCATGGAGTCGTATGCTGCCGTGCTTCCGGTGGCTGAGCAGGCGGCGGACCAGGGCACGGAGGAACTGCAGGACATGGAATACACTGCCTCTTTCGTTTCCGGAGATGCAAGCGAAACTGTAGCTGAAGCCGACGAATGGGGTGTAGGAGAGGTTGTTACAGAAGAGGCTGCGTCGCCTGCCGAGGCGGTAGAAACAAATTTGCCGGCGCATGTAATTAACGGCACTGACGGACGTTTCTACATCATTACAGGCGGCTATGCCCGCATGGAGAATGCGGAAATGAGCCGCGCTGAGTTTAAGGAGAAAGGGCAGGAGGTAAAGATCCTGACTCCGCGCCCTGGCAGCAGGCTGTTCCGCGTGGCTGTTGCGGATTTCCCATCATCAGAGGAAGCGCAGGGAGCCCTGGACACTTACAGAAAGAAATTCGGAGAAACACTTTGGGTACTTAACAATTAA
- a CDS encoding MotA/TolQ/ExbB proton channel family protein: MTSLLLQITTTADADTTAALAEGAEAAADTSVSLFDLAMNGGWAMIPLALLSLAAIYIFMERYLTLKKAAKNPEGFNDRIKSMVLAGDINGAKMLCAQANTPVSRMISKGVSRIGSPLKNIETSIENVGKIEISRLEKNLSALATIAGAAPMLGFLGTVTGMIGAFIAIAQAEGSVSPKLLSSGIYEAMVTTATGLIIGLPAYVGYNYLVSKIDSIVHAMEYSSIEFLDLLQEPQL; encoded by the coding sequence ATGACATCACTCTTATTACAAATCACCACGACGGCTGACGCCGACACAACTGCAGCATTGGCAGAGGGGGCAGAGGCTGCAGCAGACACTTCCGTATCGCTTTTTGATTTGGCAATGAACGGTGGGTGGGCCATGATTCCGCTTGCCCTGCTGTCGCTGGCGGCCATTTACATTTTTATGGAGCGCTACCTGACCCTGAAGAAGGCAGCCAAAAACCCGGAAGGTTTTAACGACCGCATCAAGAGCATGGTGTTGGCCGGCGACATCAACGGCGCCAAAATGCTGTGCGCGCAGGCAAACACGCCTGTTTCGCGCATGATCTCCAAAGGGGTGTCGCGCATTGGCAGCCCGCTGAAGAACATTGAAACCTCCATCGAAAACGTTGGAAAGATTGAGATCAGCCGTCTGGAGAAAAACCTTTCTGCGCTGGCTACCATTGCCGGTGCAGCGCCTATGCTGGGCTTCCTGGGTACGGTAACAGGTATGATCGGTGCGTTTATCGCGATTGCGCAGGCAGAGGGTTCTGTTAGCCCGAAGCTGCTTTCTAGCGGTATTTACGAAGCAATGGTAACCACTGCCACTGGTCTGATCATCGGCCTTCCGGCTTATGTTGGCTACAACTACCTGGTGTCCAAAATCGACAGTATCGTGCATGCCATGGAGTACTCTTCCATAGAGTTCCTTGATCTTCTACAAGAACCACAGCTTTAA
- a CDS encoding ExbD/TolR family protein, whose translation MNFRSKNRINAEFSMSSMTDIIFLLLIFFMLTSNFVTPSGLPVSLPSSKTSDIVMQKISVTITEDLQYYLNDKPIELEDIEPQLTALLQGTEEGAVVLHVDKSVPVEHLVKVAGIAKNLNASVTLATVPTE comes from the coding sequence ATGAATTTCCGCTCAAAGAACAGGATCAATGCAGAGTTCAGCATGTCGTCGATGACGGACATCATCTTCCTGTTGCTGATCTTCTTCATGCTTACGTCAAACTTTGTTACCCCCTCGGGGTTGCCGGTGAGCCTGCCTAGCAGCAAGACTTCTGATATTGTGATGCAGAAGATCAGCGTGACCATCACAGAGGACCTGCAGTACTATCTGAATGATAAGCCGATTGAGCTAGAGGACATCGAGCCCCAGCTAACCGCCTTGCTGCAAGGAACAGAGGAGGGCGCCGTGGTGTTACACGTAGACAAGAGCGTGCCGGTAGAGCACCTGGTGAAGGTGGCCGGTATTGCCAAGAACCTGAACGCAAGTGTAACACTGGCCACTGTGCCAACTGAATAA
- a CDS encoding bifunctional folylpolyglutamate synthase/dihydrofolate synthase encodes MTYQECLDYLYQQLPMYQRIGNAAFKKSLDNITALCEALGQPHQQFKSVHVAGTNGKGSSSHMLAAVLQEAGYKTGLYTSPHLKSFTERVRVNGQELPQEYLIRFVAKHKALFERVKPSFFEMTVALAFQYFAEEQVDVAVIEVGLGGRLDSTNIITPELSLITNISYDHQSMLGDTLGAIAAEKAGIIKPNVPVVISTRQQEAEEVFVAKAAEVGAGLYFAPDHFRLERTDSDLQRQVFQVYCDEALYLQGLELDLSGVYQKYNLPGVLQALAVLQEQKGYVVPESAVRKGLAHTKRITGLKGRWQVLQQAPLTICDTGHNEDGVKQILQGLEVLQPKQVHMVFGAVNDKDVIKILQLLPQTYAYYFCQADIPRALPVQELLQKAASVGLQGEGYATVASALAAARANAAPDEVIFIGGSTFVVAEIDEL; translated from the coding sequence ATGACCTATCAAGAGTGCCTTGATTACCTATACCAGCAATTGCCGATGTACCAACGCATCGGCAATGCTGCTTTTAAGAAGAGCCTAGACAATATCACAGCGCTTTGTGAGGCGCTGGGGCAGCCGCATCAGCAGTTCAAAAGCGTTCATGTGGCCGGTACCAACGGCAAGGGCAGCAGCTCTCACATGCTGGCGGCAGTACTGCAGGAGGCTGGCTACAAAACCGGGCTTTATACTTCCCCGCACCTTAAGTCCTTTACCGAGCGCGTGCGGGTAAACGGGCAGGAGCTGCCGCAGGAATACCTCATCCGCTTTGTGGCAAAGCATAAAGCGCTTTTTGAGCGTGTTAAGCCCTCATTTTTCGAAATGACGGTAGCATTGGCCTTTCAATACTTTGCAGAGGAGCAGGTGGATGTTGCTGTGATAGAGGTGGGGTTAGGCGGCCGTCTCGACTCGACCAACATCATTACGCCGGAACTATCCCTGATCACCAACATTAGCTACGACCACCAAAGTATGCTGGGCGACACCCTGGGAGCTATCGCTGCCGAGAAAGCCGGTATCATTAAGCCCAATGTGCCGGTGGTTATCAGTACACGCCAGCAGGAAGCAGAGGAGGTGTTCGTGGCAAAGGCAGCTGAGGTAGGAGCCGGTTTATACTTTGCGCCGGATCATTTCCGGCTGGAACGGACCGACAGTGACCTGCAGCGCCAGGTTTTCCAGGTGTACTGCGATGAGGCGCTCTACCTGCAGGGCCTTGAGCTGGATCTCTCGGGCGTTTACCAGAAGTATAATTTACCGGGAGTGTTGCAGGCGCTGGCCGTGCTGCAGGAGCAAAAGGGCTATGTGGTGCCGGAGAGCGCTGTACGGAAGGGCCTGGCCCACACGAAACGCATCACCGGCCTGAAAGGGCGTTGGCAGGTGCTGCAGCAGGCGCCTTTAACCATTTGTGACACGGGGCATAACGAAGACGGTGTCAAACAAATACTGCAAGGGTTGGAAGTCCTTCAGCCAAAGCAGGTGCACATGGTTTTTGGTGCCGTGAACGACAAGGACGTCATTAAAATCCTGCAGCTGCTGCCCCAAACGTATGCCTATTATTTCTGCCAGGCAGATATTCCGCGGGCATTACCCGTACAGGAGCTGTTGCAAAAGGCCGCTTCGGTAGGTTTGCAGGGGGAGGGGTATGCCACGGTGGCGTCTGCTTTGGCGGCGGCCAGAGCAAATGCAGCGCCTGATGAGGTTATTTTTATTGGAGGTAGTACCTTTGTGGTTGCTGAAATCGACGAACTATAA
- the trmB gene encoding tRNA (guanosine(46)-N7)-methyltransferase TrmB: MGRSKLAKFAAIAERENVIEPGDALYGQLRGKWRELHFENNNPVVLEVGCGRGEYTIGMARMFPDTNFIGSDIKGARLWKGSTMAEEEELDNVTFLRTFIEQLEENFAENELDQIWITFPDPRPRDRDIKRRLTSPRFLDMYEKVLKPGGIVHFKTDNEALFDYTLEILAERKPKDLLYTKDLYNSDLQEHTMGIYTTYEKRYLGEGIPIKYLQYKV; this comes from the coding sequence ATGGGAAGATCAAAACTGGCAAAGTTTGCCGCTATAGCTGAGCGTGAGAATGTAATTGAGCCCGGTGATGCTTTGTACGGGCAGCTGAGGGGGAAGTGGCGTGAGCTTCATTTCGAAAACAACAACCCGGTAGTGCTGGAGGTTGGCTGTGGCCGCGGAGAGTATACCATCGGCATGGCCCGGATGTTCCCGGATACGAATTTTATTGGCTCTGATATCAAGGGCGCCCGCCTCTGGAAAGGCAGCACCATGGCAGAGGAGGAGGAACTGGATAACGTGACCTTCCTGAGGACCTTTATTGAGCAACTGGAAGAGAATTTTGCCGAGAATGAGCTGGACCAGATCTGGATCACCTTCCCGGACCCTCGCCCGCGTGACCGCGACATCAAGCGCCGCCTCACGTCTCCGCGTTTCCTGGATATGTACGAGAAGGTGCTGAAGCCCGGCGGCATTGTGCACTTCAAAACCGACAACGAGGCCCTTTTCGATTACACGCTGGAGATTCTGGCGGAGCGAAAGCCGAAAGACTTACTATACACCAAAGATCTCTACAACTCAGACCTGCAGGAGCACACCATGGGGATTTATACCACCTATGAGAAGCGCTACCTGGGCGAAGGTATTCCGATCAAGTACCTGCAGTACAAAGTATAA
- the mnmA gene encoding tRNA 2-thiouridine(34) synthase MnmA, producing the protein MSTKGRVLVAMSGGIDSSVAAVMLHEQGYEVVGMTMKTWDYASSGASKKETGCCSLDSINDARNIAVQLGFPHYIIDIREEFGDFVINHFTDEYLAGRTPNPCVLCNTHIKWDALLRRADQLGCDYIATGHYANLRQENGRYVISKGLDENKDQSYALWGISQESLSRTIFPLGGLHKTEIREMARERGFTELVNKPESYEICFIPDNDYRGFLKRRVEGLEERVAGGEFVLEDGTVVGKHEGYPFYTIGQRKGLGVALGFPAYVTRIEKDNNRVVLGNYEELAKNAMTVGKLNMSKYENLVGQPIPTVTKVRYNDGGTEAIIEQEGDKMKVHFLSGVHAIAPGQAAVFYEGNDVVGGGWIESNYNSEYNLNVLQ; encoded by the coding sequence ATGAGTACAAAAGGAAGGGTATTGGTAGCCATGAGCGGCGGCATCGATAGTTCGGTGGCGGCCGTAATGCTGCATGAGCAGGGCTACGAGGTAGTGGGGATGACCATGAAAACCTGGGATTATGCCTCCAGCGGAGCCAGCAAGAAAGAAACAGGCTGCTGCTCCCTCGATTCCATCAACGATGCCCGTAATATCGCCGTGCAGCTGGGCTTCCCGCACTATATTATAGACATTCGCGAGGAGTTCGGTGATTTTGTCATCAACCATTTCACAGACGAGTACCTTGCCGGGCGCACGCCGAACCCGTGTGTGCTGTGCAACACCCACATCAAGTGGGATGCCCTGCTGCGCCGCGCCGACCAGCTGGGTTGCGACTACATCGCCACCGGCCATTACGCCAACCTGCGCCAGGAAAACGGCCGTTATGTGATCTCCAAGGGCCTGGACGAAAACAAAGACCAGTCGTATGCGCTTTGGGGTATTTCGCAGGAAAGCCTGAGCCGCACTATTTTCCCGCTGGGCGGGCTGCATAAGACCGAAATACGTGAGATGGCGCGTGAGCGTGGCTTTACCGAGCTCGTGAACAAGCCAGAGTCTTACGAGATATGCTTTATCCCCGACAATGACTACCGTGGCTTCTTGAAGCGCAGGGTAGAAGGCTTGGAAGAGCGCGTGGCTGGCGGTGAGTTTGTGTTGGAAGACGGCACGGTCGTAGGCAAGCACGAAGGCTATCCGTTCTACACCATTGGGCAGCGCAAAGGCTTGGGTGTTGCTTTAGGTTTTCCGGCCTATGTAACACGCATTGAGAAGGATAATAACCGCGTGGTGCTCGGCAACTACGAAGAGTTGGCTAAAAACGCCATGACGGTAGGCAAGCTCAACATGTCTAAATACGAGAACCTGGTTGGCCAGCCGATACCTACCGTTACGAAAGTACGTTATAACGACGGGGGCACCGAAGCCATTATTGAGCAGGAGGGCGACAAGATGAAAGTTCACTTCCTGAGCGGGGTGCATGCCATTGCTCCTGGCCAGGCTGCTGTTTTCTACGAAGGCAACGACGTAGTGGGAGGCGGCTGGATAGA